In a genomic window of Gossypium arboreum isolate Shixiya-1 chromosome 7, ASM2569848v2, whole genome shotgun sequence:
- the LOC108470446 gene encoding receptor protein kinase TMK1-like codes for MLVFLVGEGTTFAMECNHQRFYLGVFLGLFTVVYGATDPNDLKILNDFKKGLENPELLKWPEAGDDPCGPPPWPHVFCSGDRVTQIQVQNLGLKGPLPQNLNQLPKLFNLGLQKNHFNGKLPSFSGLSELEFAYLDNNEFDTIPADFFDGLSSVRVLALDYNPFNKSSGWSMPKELANSVQLTNLSLVSCNVVGALPDFLGKLPSLAALKLSYNRLSGEIPASFGESLMEILWLNDQDGEGITGTIDVIANMVSLKQLWLHGNQFTGTIPENIGNLTSLKDLNLNRNQLAGMIPESLVNMELDNLDLNNNHLMGPVPKLKAGNFSYASNSFCQSKPGISCAPQVTALLDFLSGMNYPINLVSQWSGNEPCAGPWMGLSCNSNSQVSIINLPRHNLSGTLSPSLAKLASLMEIRLGGNSIHGTVPDNFTQLESLRTLDLSGNNLEPPLPKFRDGVKIKIEGNPLLIGNHTREPLSPTISPPSASESPPSHQSGGKVSPASSPNKDKKTDSSTATAQQGESQSNGFHRFKLVIVVGSATIAIMVLLVVLFSIFYCKKRKRESEGPNSIVVHSKDPSDPENIVKIAVSNNTSGSSFSKTATSSRSSHSSATQKSHVTEAGNLIISVQVLRKGTNDFAEENELGRGGFGTVYKGVLGDGTELAVKRMEAGVISNKALDEFQSEIAVLSKVRHRHLVSLLGYSIEGNERLLVYEFMSQGALSKHLFHWKSLKLEPLSWRRRLCIALDVARGMEYLHNLARQTFIHRDLKSSNILLDDDFRAKVSDFGLVKLAPDGEKSVATRLAGTFGYLAPEYAVMGKITTKVDVFSYGVVLMELVTGLTALDEGRSEESRYLAEWFWQIKSNKEKLMAAIDPALEVNDETYESIATIAELAGHCTTREPYHRPDMGHVVNVLSPLVEKWKPVDDESECYSGIDYTQPLPQMLKVWQAAESQGVSYTSLDDSKGSIPAKPAGFADSFTSVDGR; via the exons ATGTTGGTTTTTTTGGTTGGGGAAGGAACAACCTTTGCCATGGAATGTAATCATCAGAGGTTCTATCTTGGTGTTTTCTTAGGTTTATTTACAGTAGTTTATGGCGCTACGGATCCCAATGACTTGAAAATCTTGAATGATTTCAAGAAAGGATTGGAAAATCCAGAGCTGCTTAAGTGGCCAGAAGCAGGAGATGACCCTTGCGGCCCTCCTCCTTGGCCTCATGTTTTCTGTTCAGGTGATAGAGTGACTCAAATTCAGGTCCAAAATCTTGGTCTCAAAGGACCCCTTCCTCAAAACCTTAACCAGCTTCCAAAGCTCTTCAATTTGGGGCTGCAAAAGAATCACtttaatggtaaattaccaaGCTTTAGTGGTTTATCAGAGTTGGAGTTTGCTTACTTGGATAACAATGAATTTGATACGATTCCAGCTGATTTTTTTGATGGACTTAGCAGTGTACGAGTATTGGCTTTGGATTATAATCCGTTTAATAAGAGTAGTGGGTGGTCTATGCCTAAGGAATTGGCTAATTCAGTTCAATTGACAAACCTTTCTTTGGTTAGCTGCAATGTGGTTGGGGCATTGCCTGATTTTCTGGGAAAGTTACCGTCTCTTGCAGCACTAAAGCTTTCTTATAACAGATTGTCTGGTGAGATTCCGGCGAGTTTTGGGGAGTCTTTGATGGAGATTTTGTGGTTGAATGATCAAGATGGTGAGGGGATAACTGGTACCATTGATGTGATTGCCAATATGGTGTCGTTGAAACAGCTTTGGCTTCATGGGAATCAATTCACTGGGACAATACCTGAGAATATTGGGAATTTGACATCTTTGAaggatctcaacctcaataggaACCAGCTTGCCGGTATGATTCCTGAGAGCTTGGTCAATATGGAGCTTGATAACTTGGATTTGAACAATAATCATCTGATGGGTCCGGTACCAAAGTTAAAAGCTGGTAACTTCTCTTATGCTTCCAATTCGTTTTGTCAATCTAAACCTGGGATCTCATGTGCCCCTCAAGTCACTGCACTTTTGGACTTCCTTAGTGGTATGAATTACCCTATAAATCTTGTTTCTCAATGGTCTGGTAATGAACCTTGTGCTGGCCCATGGATGGGATTGAGTTGCAATTCAAATTCCCAGGTTTCTATCATCAATTTGCCTCGACATAATCTTAGTGGTACACTTAGTCCTTCGCTTGCAAAGTTAGCATCATTGATGGAAATTAGACTAGGGGGAAACAGTATTCATGGTACTGTTCCAGACAACTTCACTCAACTGGAATCTCTGAGAACGTTGGATCTAAGTGGAAACAATCTCGAGCCTCCATTACCCAAATTCCGAGATGGCGTAAAGATCAAAATTGAAGGAAACCCGCTGTTGATTGGTAATCATACAAGAGAGCCTCTTTCCCCTACTATCAGTCCTCCTAGTGCTTCAGAATCTCCTCCAAGCCATCAATCAGGTGGTAAAGTGTCACCCGCATCGTCCCCGAATAAAGATAAGAAAACTGATTCATCTACTGCCACTGCCCAACAAGGTGAATCCCAATCCAATGGTTTCCACAGATTCAAACTGGTAATTGTGGTAGGAAGTGCAACCATTGCTATCATGGTTCTTCTAGTGGTTCTGTTTTCTATATTCTATTGTAAGAAGAGAAAAAGAGAGTCTGAGGGTCCTAATTCCATAGTGGTTCATTCTAAAGATCCATCAGATCCTGAAAACATAGTTAAGATTGCTGTTTCCAATAACACCAGTGGAAGCTCATTTAGTAAAACTGCAACAAGCTCTAGGAGTAGTCATAGCAGTGCAACACAAAAGTCTCATGTAACTGAGGCTGGAAACTTAATTATTTCTGTTCAAGTACTTCGGAAAGGGACCAACGATTTTGCTGAAGAAAACGAGCTTGGCCGTGGTGGGTTTGGGACCGTTTACAAGGGTGTACTAGGCGATGGAACGGAACTAGCAGTTAAGAGGATGGAGGCTGGGGTCATAAGCAATAAAGCATTGGATGAATTTCAGTCCGAAATCGCTGTTCTATCTAAGGTCCGGCATCGGCATCTGGTTTCTCTCTTGGGTTATTCCATTGAAGGTAATGAGAGGCTTCTTGTCTATGAGTTTATGTCTCAGGGTGCTCTAAGCAAGCATCTGTTCCATTGGAAGAGCCTGAAATTGGAACCTCTGTCTTGGAGGAGGAGGCTCTGTATTGCATTGGATGTTGCTAGAGGAATGGAATATCTGCATAACTTGGCACGACAAACTTTTATACACAGAGATCTCAAATCTTCCAACATCCTTCTAGATGATGACTTTCGAGCAAAAGTTTCGGATTTTGGGTTAGTGAAACTTGCACCAGATGGAGAGAAGTCCGTGGCGACAAGACTTGCTGGAACATTTGGGTACCTAGCACCTGAATATGCTG TGATGGGGAAAATCACTACTAAAGTTGATGTCTTTAGCTATGGGGTGGTGTTGATGGAACTAGTGACTGGATTAACAGCACTCGATGAGGGGCGCTCGGAGGAAAGTCGCTACTTGGCTGAATGGTTTTGGCAAATAAAATCAAACAAGGAGAAGCTTATGGCTGCAATTGACCCAGCTCTTGAAGTGAACGACGAAACCTATGAGAGTATTGCCACTATAGCTGAACTAGCTGGGCACTGCACCACAAGAGAGCCTTATCATCGGCCTGACATGGGCCACGTTGTGAATGTGCTATCACCTTTGGTTGAGAAGTGGAAACCCGTTGATGATGAATCAGAGTGTTACTCGGGCATAGATTACACTCAGCCACTTCCCCAGATGTTGAAGGTTTGGCAGGCTGCTGAAAGCCAAGGCGTGAGCTATACGAGTCTGGATGATAGCAAAGGAAGCATTCCAGCAAAGCCTGCCGGATTTGCAGACTCTTTCACATCGGTTGATGGTCGATGA
- the LOC108472968 gene encoding uncharacterized protein LOC108472968, whose amino-acid sequence MESGGETRRVVVVGGGIAGSLLAKSLQFNAAVTLIDPKEYLEITWANLRNMVEPSFAERSVINHTDYLTNGRIVTSAATNITDTHVWTADGHRIAYDYLVIATGHRDVVPNTKTDRLNQYKAENQKIQSANSILIVGGGPTGVELAGEIVTDFPDKKVTLVHKGPRLLEFIGTKASNKTLRWLKSRKVEVKLEQAVDLNSSTLDGSHVYKTSSGESIKSDCHFLCAGKPLASAWLNDTILKTHLDGNGRLMVDEHLRVNGRANIFAIGDITDIPELKQGFLAQKHAIVVAKNLKVLMSGGVQESKLSKYEPGSAIALVSLGRKDAIAQFPFATISGCLPGLLKSRDLFVGKTRKNMGLQA is encoded by the exons CTTATCGACCC GAAGGAGTATCTTGAAATTACATGGGCGAATTTGAGGAACATGGTGGAGCCATCATTTGCGGAAAGATCAGTGATAAACCATACAGATTATCTTACCAATGGACGTATTGTTACATCTGCTGCCACAAATATCACGGACACTCATGTATGGACAGCCGATGGCCATCGTATTGCTTATGATTATCTTGTTATTGCTACTGGACACAGGGATGTTGTCCCCAACACTAAGACGGACAGACTTAATCAATACAAAGCAG AAAATCAGAAGATACAATCTGCCAATTCGATTTTGATTGTTGGGGGAGGACCGACTGGTGTTGAACTTGCTGGAGAAATAGTCACTGACTTCCCTGACAAGAAGGTGACATTGGTTCATAAGGGACCCAGGTTGTTGGAATTCATTGGAACCAAGGCTTCCAACAAGACTTTGCGTTGGTTGAAATCTAGGAAAGTTGAAGTAAAATTGGAGCAAGCAGTTGACTTGAATTCAAGCACTTTAGATGGAAGCCACGTCTATAAAACCTCGAGTGGAGAAAGCATCAAATCAGATTGCCATTTCCTTTGTGCTGGAAAACCTTTGGCCTCAGCATGGCTTAATGACACTATATTGAAGACCCACTTGGATGGAAATGGAAGGTTGATGGTTGATGAGCATTTGAGAGTCAATGGCCGCGCTAATATATTTGCAATAGGAGATATCACTGATATTCCC GAACTCAAACAAGGGTTTTTAGCTCAAAAACATGCCATAGTAGTTGCGAAAAACTTGAAGGTGTTGATGAGCGGAGGAGTCCAAGAAAGCAAATTGTCAAAGTATGAGCCTGGTTCAGCCATTGCCTTGGTTTCCCTTGGAAGGAAAGATGCTATCGCCCAATTTCCTTTTGCAACCATTAGTGGATGCCTGCCTGGCTTGCTCAAATCTAGGGACTTATTTGTAGGCAAGACAAGAAAGAACATGGGCTTACAAGCTTAA